The genomic DNA AGACTTGATCGCCTTGGCAGCTTTTTTCTCGAAGTCGTTTTTTGCAACGTTCTCAGGTTCGTATGGATCGCCAGTCAGGTCGATCAGACGGACATCATGAAAACCTGTTTTACTGACTCGACGGAAGAGTTCGACCGCAGCACTTCCAGCAGCGAAGTCATCTTCATCATGAACGTACTTATCGGTCACAAGGACGATTGTCTGCTTGTAGATATCGTCCAGCATCTTGACTGTTTCGCGGGTTCGCTTCACAGCGGCTGGCCGAACTTTTTTCTCGCCTGAATCTGACTTCGCCGAGGTTACTTTT from Thalassoglobus polymorphus includes the following:
- a CDS encoding c-type heme family protein, with amino-acid sequence MKYSLISGCVLALGIAVVAVGVADDKKSDKAGKKVTSAKSDSGEKKVRPAAVKRTRETVKMLDDIYKQTIVLVTDKYVHDEDDFAAGSAAVELFRRVSKTGFHDVRLIDLTGDPYEPENVAKNDFEKKAAKAIKSGEAYVEEVKFKDGKPYLQAMTAVPVVMERCIMCHAHYADVKKGEAIGAVSYELPIK